The Paenibacillus tianjinensis genome has a window encoding:
- a CDS encoding acetyl-CoA carboxylase carboxyltransferase subunit alpha, whose protein sequence is MAGELPFEMPLVEMRKKIAELKQFGDEKGIDFTDEVARLEERYRVLAEEIYSNISAPQKMHLARHHGRPTSLDLIGLIFTDFMELHGDRLFGDDLAVVGGIARLNGMPVTVIGQQRGKDTKENILRFFGSAHPEGFRKAMRLMKQAEKFGRPIITFIDTKGAYPGNTAEERGQSEAIARSLYEMSQLAVPVICVVIGEGGSGGALALAVGNRVLMLEHAIYSAISPNGAASILWKDAGKAEQAAEAMKITAADLLAMEVIEEIVPEPRGGAHHDYEATGAAIKDAVWRHLQELSGLDPAELKEDRYRKFRKIGEFAEGAQESEILEEEVQNVE, encoded by the coding sequence TTGGCGGGAGAGTTGCCTTTTGAAATGCCTCTGGTAGAAATGCGCAAGAAGATCGCTGAGCTGAAGCAGTTTGGCGATGAGAAGGGCATCGATTTTACCGATGAAGTTGCCCGGCTTGAAGAACGTTACCGTGTACTCGCGGAAGAAATATATTCAAACATCTCGGCTCCCCAGAAAATGCATCTCGCCCGGCATCACGGGCGTCCGACGTCGCTTGATCTGATCGGGCTGATCTTTACAGATTTCATGGAGCTGCACGGCGACCGCTTGTTCGGAGACGACCTTGCGGTAGTCGGCGGGATTGCAAGGCTGAACGGCATGCCGGTTACCGTCATCGGCCAGCAGCGGGGCAAGGATACGAAAGAGAACATCCTGCGCTTCTTCGGCAGTGCACATCCCGAGGGCTTCCGCAAAGCGATGCGGCTGATGAAGCAGGCGGAGAAGTTCGGCCGTCCCATCATCACCTTTATTGATACCAAGGGGGCTTACCCCGGAAATACGGCAGAGGAACGCGGACAGTCTGAGGCGATTGCGCGCAGTCTCTACGAGATGTCCCAGCTTGCTGTGCCTGTTATCTGCGTAGTCATTGGTGAAGGCGGCAGCGGCGGAGCTTTGGCACTGGCGGTGGGCAACCGTGTGCTAATGCTGGAACATGCCATCTACTCAGCGATCTCCCCGAACGGTGCAGCCTCCATCCTGTGGAAGGATGCAGGCAAGGCAGAGCAGGCGGCTGAAGCGATGAAGATTACGGCAGCCGATCTTTTGGCGATGGAAGTGATTGAAGAAATCGTCCCTGAGCCAAGGGGCGGGGCGCACCATGATTACGAAGCAACCGGGGCAGCAATCAAGGACGCCGTATGGCGCCATTTGCAGGAACTGTCCGGTCTGGATCCCGCAGAGCTCAAAGAGGACCGCTACCGTAAATTCCGCAAAATCGGTGAGTTTGCCGAAGGCGCGCAGGAGTCAGAGATTCTTGAAGAAGAAGTGCAGAACGTGGAGTAG
- a CDS encoding DRTGG domain-containing protein, which yields MEGQGDNITKHEQLLQHIEGLKVGTKISVRKLAKEMIVSEGTAYRAVKEAENLGIVITKERIGTVRVEKKPRNISDQLTFGDVVDIVEGHVLGGADGLNKHLHKYIIGAMKVDAMIRYIDADSLLIVGNRDDVHSLALEQGAGVLVTGGFGTSREVKALADELDLPVISSRHDTFTVASMINRAIFDRLIKKKIMLVEDILEGKPRLNTLKISNTVGELRQLSQSSGEQRFPVTDEWNRVIGIVGRRDVEELSEGQSIEKAMIRNPITAVLQTSLASAAQIMMWEGIDFLPIVDRNRKLVGSLTRREVLQSLRDVSNQPQLGETFDHLIWNGFAEERDEEGQLFFHGFITPQMATDLGTISEGVLSTLMTLSAFKAAKDITGNDYVLDNMSTYFIRPVQIEHSIIVMPKLLEISRRTCKLEIEISHNDTMVAKAVLMLQSIDHG from the coding sequence GCAAGCTGGCGAAGGAAATGATTGTAAGCGAAGGGACAGCTTACCGCGCGGTGAAGGAGGCCGAGAATCTTGGCATCGTCATTACCAAGGAGCGGATCGGCACGGTCCGTGTGGAGAAGAAACCGCGGAATATCTCTGACCAGCTCACCTTCGGGGATGTGGTCGATATTGTCGAAGGGCATGTACTCGGCGGAGCGGACGGACTGAACAAGCATCTTCATAAATATATTATCGGCGCGATGAAAGTCGACGCCATGATCCGTTATATTGATGCCGACAGCCTGCTGATCGTGGGAAACCGCGATGATGTGCACTCGCTTGCCCTGGAGCAGGGAGCGGGGGTGCTTGTGACGGGCGGATTCGGCACCAGCCGCGAGGTTAAAGCGCTTGCGGACGAGCTGGATCTTCCGGTAATCTCCTCCAGACATGACACGTTTACAGTCGCATCGATGATTAACCGGGCGATCTTCGACAGGCTGATCAAGAAAAAGATTATGCTCGTAGAAGACATTCTCGAGGGCAAACCCCGCCTTAACACACTGAAGATCTCCAATACCGTCGGTGAACTCCGGCAGCTGTCACAGTCCAGCGGGGAGCAGCGGTTTCCGGTAACGGATGAATGGAACCGGGTCATCGGGATCGTGGGCCGGCGCGACGTAGAGGAGTTGAGCGAGGGACAGAGCATTGAAAAAGCGATGATTAGGAATCCGATAACGGCAGTCCTCCAGACCTCGCTCGCTTCTGCGGCGCAGATCATGATGTGGGAGGGGATCGACTTCCTGCCGATCGTGGACCGCAACCGTAAACTGGTAGGTTCGCTGACCCGGCGGGAGGTGCTGCAGAGCCTGCGCGATGTCAGCAATCAGCCGCAACTGGGGGAAACCTTTGACCATCTGATCTGGAACGGTTTTGCCGAAGAGCGGGATGAGGAAGGGCAGCTGTTTTTTCATGGCTTCATCACGCCTCAGATGGCGACCGATCTGGGAACTATTTCCGAAGGCGTGCTGTCGACGCTGATGACCCTTTCCGCCTTCAAGGCGGCCAAAGACATCACCGGGAACGACTATGTGCTGGACAACATGTCCACCTATTTCATCCGCCCGGTACAGATCGAGCATTCCATCATCGTCATGCCGAAGCTCCTGGAAATCAGCCGCCGTACCTGCAAGCTGGAAATCGAAATCAGCCACAACGATACGATGGTCGCCAAGGCAGTACTGATGCTGCAGTCGATTGATCACGGCTGA
- a CDS encoding DNA polymerase III subunit alpha codes for MSPFVHLHVHSEYSLLDGAARITDLVRRAGEYGMKSLALTDHGVMYGAIPFYKACVANGIKPIIGCEAYLTAGSRRERGSRKDQPIYHLILLAKNETGYRNLMRLVSIGHLEGQHYKPRIDMEALAAHAEGIICLSACLGGEVPQHLLHGRDDEAYKAAKRYQEIFGEDFYLELQDHGIPEQKRVNPKLIALAAECDIQLVVTNDVHYLAKEDAEVQDVLICIGTGKTVDDEERLKIGTDQLFLKSGEQMAALFPHVPQAIRNTLEIAEKCNLELTFGQHILPEYSPLPEGLDAAAYLRELCRSGLEARYADTPLWASPERKAAAEDRLAYELGVIESMGFSDYFLIVWDFIAYCHRKGIATGPGRGSSAGSLTAYTLRITDVDPLKYNLLFERFLNPERITMPDIDIDFSDERRDEVIAYVVDKYGKEHVAQIITFGTMAARAAVRDVGRALNLPYNEVDKAAKLIPGQLGISIARALESSPDLKALYETHPKTRGLLDMAMKVEGMPRHASTHAAGVVISKGPLTDAVPLQAGNESTALTQYSMEHLESVGLLKMDFLGLRTLSIIERCMNWIREMDGSIPDFRIVPDNDPLTYEMLGAGETTGVFQLESAGVRRVLKDLRPSGFEDIVSVLALYRPGPMEFIPKFIAGKHGEIAVEYPHADLTPILADTYGIIVYQEQIMQIASLMAGFSLGEADLLRRAVSKKKRETLDKERSHFVQGSLQQGYQEADANAVYDMIVRFADYGFPRAHAAAYGVLAFQTAYLKAHYPVQFMAAMLTAVMGTHRKVAEYVLDCRRTGIGVLPPDVNESGVLFTPVPGEGDGHIRFGLAAVKNVGTLAVENIMAVRKERPFDSLLDFCRRVDLRVCNKRVIESLLQAGAFDRLPGHRAQLLAMLDETVDAAAKWRKERDELQIQLFDDLIETPNWEIRYPDIPRFTVTQQLELERELLGLYLSGHPLDDSVALLEEPGIQRLMDLGEAPDESQTVTAGMVVSVKEITTKAGKAMAFVEWEDQIERCEVVLFPEVWKRSRSLIEKGALLALRAKVQQEDEGFKLLAEEVAPLGADALRGLLQRRSAAASRSAGGGRGASAGAQRSAPASRSGAGGTGAAGGSAGGTATPAAPAAAPADAARPAAPRPAAAAGENGQRVFIKITQASENPALLSRLQALLQTHPGPAATLLFYEREQRLLALSDSYRIEPAPELIAAVEEMLGAGTVRIK; via the coding sequence ATGAGCCCTTTCGTGCATTTGCATGTGCACAGCGAATACAGTTTACTGGACGGGGCGGCGCGCATTACGGATCTCGTGCGCCGGGCCGGCGAATACGGCATGAAGTCGCTGGCGCTGACGGATCATGGAGTAATGTATGGGGCAATCCCCTTTTATAAAGCTTGCGTAGCGAACGGTATTAAACCGATCATCGGCTGCGAAGCCTATCTGACCGCAGGCTCACGCCGTGAGCGCGGCAGCCGCAAAGATCAGCCGATTTACCATCTGATCCTGCTCGCGAAGAATGAAACCGGCTACAGAAACCTGATGCGGCTGGTTTCGATCGGCCATCTCGAGGGCCAGCACTATAAGCCGCGCATTGATATGGAAGCTTTGGCGGCTCACGCCGAGGGCATTATCTGCCTCAGCGCCTGTCTGGGCGGAGAAGTGCCGCAACATCTGCTGCACGGGCGTGATGATGAGGCATATAAAGCGGCGAAGCGGTATCAGGAGATTTTTGGCGAGGACTTCTATCTGGAGCTGCAGGATCACGGCATTCCTGAACAGAAGCGGGTCAATCCGAAGCTGATTGCCCTGGCGGCGGAATGCGATATTCAGCTGGTGGTTACGAATGACGTTCACTATCTGGCCAAGGAGGATGCCGAGGTTCAGGATGTGCTGATCTGCATCGGCACCGGTAAGACGGTGGATGATGAGGAGCGGCTGAAGATCGGAACGGACCAGCTGTTCCTCAAGAGCGGCGAGCAGATGGCGGCGCTGTTTCCGCATGTGCCCCAGGCTATTCGTAACACGCTGGAAATCGCCGAGAAATGCAATCTGGAGCTGACGTTCGGCCAGCATATTCTCCCGGAGTATTCCCCGCTTCCGGAAGGGCTGGATGCAGCCGCTTACCTGCGGGAGCTCTGCCGCAGCGGGCTGGAAGCCCGTTATGCGGATACGCCGCTCTGGGCTTCACCCGAGCGGAAGGCGGCAGCCGAGGACCGGCTGGCCTATGAGCTGGGTGTTATCGAGAGCATGGGTTTCAGCGATTACTTCCTGATCGTCTGGGATTTCATTGCCTACTGCCACCGCAAGGGCATTGCTACAGGCCCGGGACGCGGTTCCTCTGCCGGCAGTCTCACTGCGTATACCCTGCGGATCACAGATGTCGACCCGCTGAAATACAATCTGCTCTTCGAGCGTTTCCTTAATCCCGAACGGATCACGATGCCGGATATTGATATCGACTTCAGTGACGAGCGCCGCGATGAGGTGATTGCTTACGTTGTTGACAAATACGGAAAGGAGCATGTGGCACAGATCATCACCTTTGGGACGATGGCTGCACGGGCGGCTGTCCGCGATGTCGGCCGGGCGCTGAATCTGCCTTACAATGAGGTGGACAAGGCAGCGAAGCTGATCCCTGGACAGCTGGGCATCAGCATTGCCCGCGCACTGGAGAGCAGTCCGGATCTGAAGGCGCTGTACGAGACCCATCCGAAGACCAGGGGCCTGCTGGATATGGCGATGAAGGTTGAAGGCATGCCGCGGCATGCATCCACACATGCCGCCGGGGTCGTCATTTCCAAAGGTCCCCTGACCGATGCGGTGCCGCTTCAGGCCGGGAATGAGAGTACAGCGCTGACCCAGTATTCCATGGAGCATCTGGAGAGTGTCGGACTGCTCAAAATGGATTTTCTGGGGCTTCGCACCCTATCCATTATCGAACGCTGTATGAACTGGATCAGGGAGATGGACGGCAGTATTCCCGATTTCCGCATCGTGCCCGATAATGACCCGCTGACCTACGAAATGCTCGGGGCCGGCGAGACCACCGGCGTCTTTCAGCTGGAGTCGGCCGGGGTACGGCGGGTTCTGAAGGACCTGAGGCCCTCGGGCTTTGAGGACATCGTATCCGTACTGGCGCTTTATCGTCCGGGTCCGATGGAATTCATTCCGAAGTTTATCGCCGGCAAGCACGGCGAAATCGCTGTAGAATATCCGCATGCCGATCTGACGCCGATTCTGGCGGATACTTACGGGATTATCGTGTATCAGGAGCAGATCATGCAGATCGCCTCCCTTATGGCCGGCTTTTCGCTCGGTGAAGCGGATCTGCTGCGCCGGGCAGTGTCGAAGAAGAAACGCGAGACACTAGACAAGGAGCGCAGCCACTTCGTACAGGGCAGCCTGCAGCAGGGTTACCAGGAGGCGGATGCGAACGCCGTTTATGATATGATTGTCAGATTCGCCGATTACGGATTCCCGCGGGCGCATGCAGCCGCCTATGGTGTGCTGGCCTTCCAGACGGCTTATCTGAAGGCGCATTATCCCGTGCAGTTTATGGCAGCGATGCTGACGGCTGTGATGGGCACCCACCGCAAGGTGGCGGAATATGTGCTGGACTGCCGCCGTACAGGTATCGGGGTGCTGCCGCCGGATGTCAACGAAAGCGGAGTGCTGTTCACCCCGGTTCCCGGTGAAGGTGACGGACATATCCGCTTTGGACTGGCAGCGGTGAAGAATGTCGGCACGCTGGCTGTGGAGAACATTATGGCCGTCCGCAAGGAGCGGCCGTTCGACAGCCTGCTCGATTTCTGCCGCCGTGTCGATTTGCGCGTCTGCAACAAGCGGGTGATCGAATCGCTGCTCCAAGCGGGTGCATTCGACCGGCTGCCCGGGCACCGGGCACAGCTGCTCGCTATGCTTGACGAGACGGTGGATGCTGCAGCCAAATGGCGCAAGGAGCGCGATGAGCTGCAGATTCAGCTGTTCGACGACCTTATTGAGACGCCGAACTGGGAAATCCGTTATCCGGATATCCCGAGATTCACTGTGACCCAGCAGCTGGAGCTGGAACGTGAGCTGCTCGGGCTGTACCTGTCCGGCCATCCGCTGGACGACAGCGTAGCACTGCTTGAGGAGCCGGGGATACAGCGGCTCATGGATCTCGGCGAAGCCCCGGATGAGAGCCAGACGGTTACGGCCGGAATGGTTGTCTCGGTTAAAGAGATTACGACAAAAGCCGGCAAGGCGATGGCATTTGTCGAATGGGAGGACCAGATCGAGCGCTGCGAGGTCGTGCTGTTTCCTGAGGTGTGGAAACGCAGCCGCAGCCTGATTGAGAAGGGTGCGCTGTTAGCCCTGCGTGCCAAGGTGCAGCAGGAGGATGAGGGCTTCAAGCTGCTGGCCGAAGAGGTCGCGCCGCTCGGCGCGGACGCGCTCCGCGGCCTGCTGCAGCGCCGCAGCGCAGCTGCCTCCCGGTCGGCCGGCGGCGGCCGGGGCGCCTCTGCAGGAGCCCAGCGCAGCGCTCCTGCTTCCCGGAGCGGCGCCGGGGGAACCGGCGCCGCAGGGGGCAGTGCAGGCGGCACAGCTACGCCTGCAGCCCCGGCGGCCGCGCCTGCGGATGCGGCCCGGCCAGCGGCCCCGCGCCCGGCGGCTGCCGCGGGGGAGAACGGCCAGCGTGTCTTTATCAAGATCACGCAGGCCTCGGAGAACCCCGCGCTGCTCTCGCGCCTGCAGGCACTGCTGCAGACCCATCCCGGGCCTGCAGCCACCCTGCTGTTCTATGAGCGGGAGCAGCGGCTGCTCGCACTAAGCGACAGCTACCGCATTGAACCGGCGCCGGAGCTGATTGCGGCGGTCGAAGAGATGCTGGGAGCCGGTACAGTGAGAATAAAATAA
- the accD gene encoding acetyl-CoA carboxylase, carboxyltransferase subunit beta: MFKDLFQKKRKYATIPSERLERSGGPAEGERPKREIPEGLMSKCSKCGTIQYSKELEKNFKVCPSCGYHMRLNAMERIAMTLDPEGFIEFDSEMASVDPLQFPGYASKLEQQQSKTGQVEAVITGQGTIGGHPVIVAVMNFEFFSGSMGSVVGEKITRAVEEATEKKLPMLIFSTSGGARMQESILSLMQMAKTSAALARFGEAGGLYISVITDPTTGGVSASFASLGDIIIAEPGAVFGFAGRIVIEQTIRQKLPDDFQTAEFNLQHGQLDLVVHRKEMRSTLTKLLELHDVKGGF, from the coding sequence TTGTTCAAAGATTTATTTCAGAAAAAACGGAAGTACGCGACTATTCCTTCAGAACGTCTGGAGCGGAGCGGCGGACCGGCGGAAGGCGAACGCCCGAAGCGGGAGATTCCCGAAGGGCTCATGAGCAAATGCAGTAAATGCGGTACGATCCAGTACAGTAAGGAACTGGAGAAGAATTTCAAGGTATGCCCGTCCTGCGGCTATCATATGCGGCTGAACGCGATGGAGCGGATCGCCATGACTCTTGATCCCGAAGGGTTTATTGAGTTTGACAGCGAGATGGCCTCCGTAGACCCGCTGCAGTTTCCGGGCTATGCCTCGAAGCTGGAACAGCAGCAGTCCAAAACCGGACAAGTTGAAGCTGTAATCACCGGCCAGGGAACGATCGGCGGCCATCCGGTCATTGTAGCTGTAATGAATTTCGAATTCTTCAGCGGCAGTATGGGTTCGGTTGTCGGCGAGAAGATCACCCGGGCGGTGGAAGAAGCTACGGAGAAGAAGCTTCCAATGCTGATTTTCTCCACTTCGGGCGGTGCCCGGATGCAGGAGAGTATTCTCAGTCTGATGCAGATGGCGAAGACCAGCGCAGCCCTGGCCCGGTTTGGCGAGGCCGGAGGATTATATATTTCGGTTATTACCGATCCAACGACAGGTGGCGTGTCCGCGAGCTTTGCGAGCCTTGGCGACATTATTATTGCCGAGCCCGGGGCGGTATTCGGATTCGCCGGAAGAATCGTAATAGAGCAGACAATCCGGCAGAAGCTGCCGGATGATTTCCAGACCGCTGAGTTTAATCTTCAGCATGGACAGCTTGATCTGGTGGTGCACCGTAAGGAAATGCGGTCGACGCTGACCAAGCTTTTGGAATTGCATGATGTGAAAGGGGGATTTTAG
- a CDS encoding phosphatidylglycerophosphatase A family protein: MSYQMATELLERRGVTLTAIAEIVYILQSAYYPDLTQEECMSSVKSVLGKREVQYTLMTGVALDELAEQGLLPQPLQAVMEADESLYGADETLALGITGVYGMIGLTGFGYLDKIKLGIIGSLNDDPGKIHVFLDDLVAGIAAAASARIAHRHEGAKVYPHVTGTP, encoded by the coding sequence ATGTCCTATCAAATGGCAACAGAGCTGCTGGAGCGCAGGGGAGTTACGTTAACAGCCATCGCTGAGATCGTATATATTCTGCAATCGGCGTATTATCCGGACTTAACGCAGGAAGAGTGTATGTCCAGCGTCAAGTCGGTCCTTGGCAAAAGAGAGGTGCAATATACGCTCATGACGGGCGTTGCCCTCGATGAACTGGCAGAACAAGGGCTTCTTCCCCAGCCGCTGCAGGCGGTGATGGAAGCGGATGAATCGCTCTACGGGGCGGACGAGACTCTGGCGCTCGGCATCACGGGGGTCTATGGCATGATCGGACTGACAGGCTTTGGTTATCTGGACAAAATAAAGCTCGGCATTATCGGCAGCCTGAACGATGATCCGGGGAAAATCCACGTCTTTCTGGATGATCTGGTGGCCGGAATTGCCGCCGCTGCTTCAGCCAGAATTGCCCATCGTCATGAAGGGGCGAAGGTGTATCCCCATGTCACCGGTACGCCATAA
- a CDS encoding YtpI family protein, with protein sequence MIMLIKYLLFILLVVFMTGAAVYSLSSRRASDPMERGRRRSIMNILLGAMLVTLSLMSMFLFRGSTISIIVEALFLVIGAFNVFSGLRSYGYYSRSQHGRKA encoded by the coding sequence ATGATTATGCTAATCAAGTATCTGCTGTTTATCCTGCTCGTGGTGTTTATGACCGGCGCCGCCGTATACAGCCTCTCTTCCCGCAGAGCTTCTGACCCGATGGAAAGGGGCCGCCGGCGTTCCATCATGAATATTCTGCTGGGTGCCATGCTGGTCACTTTGTCTCTGATGTCCATGTTCCTGTTCCGCGGCTCGACGATCAGTATTATTGTAGAAGCTCTCTTCCTGGTCATCGGTGCCTTCAATGTTTTCTCGGGGCTGCGCAGTTACGGATATTACAGCCGGAGCCAGCACGGAAGAAAAGCCTGA
- a CDS encoding YtrH family sporulation protein: MNVFLSKAVLDFFIACGIVLGGAMLGGIGAVVSLQPPTQTMLDIANRIKIWALAAAVGGTIDPMRVIESNMVEGNLSPAIKQILYLVFAFLGAHMGSELVKWVCGKG, encoded by the coding sequence ATGAACGTTTTCTTAAGCAAAGCCGTCCTCGATTTCTTCATCGCCTGCGGTATTGTGCTGGGCGGCGCCATGCTGGGCGGAATCGGGGCAGTCGTTTCCCTTCAGCCGCCTACACAGACGATGCTGGATATCGCCAACCGGATAAAAATTTGGGCGCTCGCAGCGGCTGTCGGTGGCACCATCGACCCTATGCGGGTCATTGAGAGCAACATGGTGGAGGGCAATCTTTCTCCTGCGATCAAACAAATCCTCTACCTGGTCTTCGCCTTTCTGGGCGCTCATATGGGCAGCGAGCTGGTCAAATGGGTGTGCGGCAAGGGGTGA
- a CDS encoding G1 family glutamic endopeptidase, whose product MSIVHRLKRSQPCYTDKTNQGRTRSTGFGWTSSNWSGYAIRGKKGAFRRISAEWIVPFVKPTSKPTYSSAWIGIDGFKNSSLIQTGTGHESVNGTVHYYAWWEILPAAETVIQLPVSPGDRIRATIMKVSSGKWCIILCNLSKQWTFRTLQRYNGPQSSAEWIMEAPQIGNTVAPLAHLTPTRFSCCRVNGKSPKLTAGNGGIMIQNKITVAVPSCPNARGDAFTVKRIYRKGRSQAYLKSPISVRS is encoded by the coding sequence GTGAGCATAGTTCATAGATTAAAGCGCAGTCAGCCCTGTTATACAGATAAAACTAACCAGGGCAGAACCCGGAGCACCGGTTTCGGCTGGACGTCAAGCAACTGGAGCGGATATGCGATCAGAGGCAAAAAAGGCGCTTTCCGGCGGATTTCCGCCGAGTGGATCGTACCCTTCGTTAAACCCACATCTAAACCCACTTATTCTTCAGCATGGATCGGGATCGACGGCTTCAAGAACAGCAGCCTGATTCAGACCGGCACCGGACATGAATCCGTCAACGGAACGGTTCACTATTACGCCTGGTGGGAGATCCTGCCCGCAGCAGAGACGGTTATCCAGCTCCCGGTCTCACCGGGTGACCGGATCCGGGCCACAATCATGAAGGTCAGCAGCGGTAAATGGTGCATCATACTTTGTAATTTGAGCAAGCAATGGACCTTTCGTACCCTCCAGCGCTATAACGGTCCGCAGAGCTCCGCCGAATGGATTATGGAAGCTCCCCAGATCGGCAACACCGTGGCTCCCTTAGCCCATTTGACGCCGACACGCTTCAGCTGCTGCCGGGTCAACGGAAAAAGCCCTAAGCTCACTGCCGGTAACGGGGGGATCATGATCCAAAACAAAATTACGGTTGCCGTACCCTCATGCCCCAACGCCAGGGGCGATGCTTTTACAGTGAAACGTATATATCGTAAAGGACGATCTCAAGCTTACTTGAAAAGTCCCATTTCTGTTCGCTCTTAG
- the pyk gene encoding pyruvate kinase, with amino-acid sequence MRKSKIVCTIGPASESLENIKKLILAGMNVARLNFSHGDYEEHGNRIKTIRQASQELGKTVAILLDTKGPEIRTGKLEVEPIELVQDEYLTLTTEEILGDQNRISITYSDLPNDVSVGSTILIDDGLIGLTVVDIQGTEIKTRIVNGGTIKSKKGVNVPGVSISLPGITEKDTNDIVFGIGQDIDFIAASFVRKASDVQEIRALLEKHDASHIQIISKIENQEGVDNLDEILAVSDGLMVARGDLGVEIPAEDVPLAQKLMIQKCNIAGKPVITATQMLDSMQRNPRPTRAEASDVANAIFDGTDAIMLSGETAAGKYPVESVLTMSRIAEKAESALNHREIFMKQQIAQETTVTEAISQSVAISALDLNAKAIISSTVTGHTARVVSKYRPKSQIIAVTTQERTMRQLALVWGVTPVFGNEATSTDELLETALKGGKASGLVKAGDLVVITAGIPLGRSGSTNLVKVDTIPAD; translated from the coding sequence ATGCGGAAAAGTAAAATTGTATGTACGATCGGACCTGCTAGTGAATCGTTGGAGAATATCAAAAAATTGATTTTGGCTGGTATGAATGTAGCCCGTCTGAACTTCTCCCACGGCGACTATGAAGAGCATGGCAACCGGATCAAAACGATTCGTCAGGCTTCCCAGGAACTGGGCAAGACCGTTGCTATCCTGCTTGACACCAAAGGACCAGAAATTCGTACAGGCAAGCTGGAAGTAGAACCGATTGAACTGGTTCAGGACGAGTACCTGACATTGACTACGGAAGAAATCCTTGGTGACCAGAACCGTATCTCTATCACTTACAGCGACCTTCCTAACGACGTTTCGGTTGGATCAACAATCCTGATCGATGACGGTCTTATCGGACTTACAGTTGTAGACATTCAAGGCACAGAAATCAAGACCCGTATTGTTAACGGCGGTACGATCAAGAGCAAGAAAGGCGTTAACGTACCAGGAGTTTCTATCTCCCTGCCGGGCATTACAGAAAAAGATACCAACGATATCGTATTTGGGATCGGACAGGACATCGATTTTATTGCCGCTTCCTTCGTTCGCAAAGCCAGCGACGTTCAGGAAATCCGTGCACTGCTTGAGAAGCATGACGCTTCCCATATCCAAATCATCTCCAAGATCGAAAACCAAGAAGGTGTCGATAATCTTGATGAAATTTTGGCGGTTTCCGACGGCCTTATGGTTGCCCGTGGTGACCTCGGCGTAGAAATTCCTGCTGAAGATGTGCCATTGGCTCAGAAGCTGATGATTCAAAAATGTAACATTGCCGGCAAGCCGGTAATCACAGCTACCCAAATGCTGGATTCCATGCAGCGTAACCCGCGTCCTACACGCGCTGAAGCAAGTGACGTAGCGAACGCTATCTTCGACGGTACTGATGCAATCATGCTGTCCGGTGAAACTGCTGCCGGGAAATATCCGGTAGAATCCGTGCTCACAATGTCCCGCATTGCTGAGAAAGCGGAATCCGCGCTGAACCACCGTGAAATTTTCATGAAGCAACAGATTGCCCAAGAAACAACGGTTACTGAAGCTATCAGCCAATCCGTAGCGATCTCCGCTCTGGACCTGAATGCAAAAGCTATCATTTCTTCGACAGTAACTGGCCACACTGCACGCGTGGTTTCTAAATACCGTCCTAAATCCCAAATCATCGCCGTAACGACTCAAGAAAGAACTATGCGTCAATTGGCACTGGTATGGGGCGTAACTCCAGTATTCGGTAACGAAGCTACTTCGACCGACGAACTGCTGGAAACTGCACTCAAAGGCGGTAAAGCTTCCGGACTGGTAAAAGCAGGCGATCTCGTTGTGATCACTGCCGGTATTCCACTGGGACGTTCCGGTTCCACTAACCTCGTGAAAGTGGACACGATTCCTGCCGACTAA